ATGTCCGGATCGGCGGAGCACAGACCGCGAGCCACCCGAACAAGATCCAGAATCTCCCCCGTCAAGGACTGAAGGGCCCGGGGCGTGATTCTCCAATGGATGCGGACCGCCTCATGCCACCACACCCCGAATCGTTCCCAAAGCCGCATGAACTGAGGTACGCCGCCCAAGGCCCGTCACTGCAGGACCAACCCCAGACCGACCAGCACGACGCCAGCCAGCAGGGGCAGCAGCATGGCCAGAAGGACCCTTGCGGCCGATGCCCTGTGTACGCCCATGTACCCGATAAAGGTCGTGACCAGAGCCCAGATAGCCCCGATTATGGCTCCCAGAATCGGGATGACGCCAAGGACCATGGGCGCGCTTCCGTAGGTGATGGCCCTGAAGGTCCCCTCGAAACCCTGGGTCGTGGCCCGGACGAGCATCAGGCACAGATGGCTGAGTCCGGCTCCGATGAACAGGAAAATGGTCAAAAACAACGGGTAGAGGATGAGCATGAGGGCCGCTCCGGCCCCCATAGCCCCGAAACCTATGGCCCCCATACCATCGCCGGGAAACATCGGGGTCAGGCCGATCATCTGCAAAAGAAACTGGGCCACGGCCTGAAGTTCGGCCAGAAGGAGATAGAAGACCAGAGGGCGAAGCAGTCCCCCGCCGGTCTGCATCTTCGAAAAGAAGATCCGGGGGCTGAACATGACTTCCTTGATGGTCTTGAAAAAACCCGGAAAAAAGCCATGGATGTCGAGACGCTCCCATGGAGGGCTCCAGCCTTCGGCCTCGGCCCGGCCTGCCTGGAACTCGCTTTTGTCCCCCTTGGACCCGCCTATCCGGTCCAGATCATGCCAGATGTCCCCGGCCTTGCCCTCGGGTCCGGGTCGGCCCTGGGCGGACATTCCTGTCGGCTGGCTCTGAGCCGATCGCTCGGTCTGTGGGGAAGAGCCCTCAACACCGGGCTGGCCGTTTCCGGCTCCCAAAGTCCGAAATTTGAACTTGTTCTTGCACTTGGGACAGGTGGCCATCTCCGCCCGGGCGGGCAGCTTGTCGTCGGCTACACTCCGACTGAATCCGCATTCAGGACACTTGATGATCATGAGCTCCCTCGCCGCTGGATGTCGTTGATGAGCGTCTCATTGTTCTGCGCAAAGAATTTTCCTATATCGACGAGGATCGAGAATCAAGGCAAAAAAAATGGGAGCCGACTCACGCGGTTCCCATTGGTACCCCTTGGGCCGGAAAATTTTCGCCGGAATTTTGGCTATCTGTAGGCTGAGGCCCCAAGACTCGTGGTTTTGGCCACTTCCGGGCTCTGGACGACGATCTCAGCAAAGGCTGAACGGACTCCCTTGAGCACGTCGATAACCTTGTCAATAAGTTCCTGGTCCATCTGAAGGTTGGCCTTCAAGAGCTGTGTGCTGCAAAAAAAGTACATTTTGTGAAGGTTCTCGGCCACATCTCCCCCCCTTTCAAGATTGAGGGAGCCATCCAGCTCGGCGATGATGTCTAAAGCCTTGGAGATCAGGATTCCCTTTTGGGCGTAGTCCTTTTCGGCCATTTTCTTTTTGGCCTGCTGCAGAAACTTGATGGCCCCGTCATAGAGCATGACCACCAGGCTCCCTGGCGTGGTCGTGGTCACCGAAGTCTGGAAGTAGGCTCGCGCCGCTTGATTCATCGTCTTCCTCCCCGATCATCCTCTGTCATTGTATTTCTACCCGCTTCCATACCGTTCACATTCCGGTCTTTTGTGCTGCTACGTCTTGACGTTCAGCTGTTTGATCTGGCTTTCGAGCTGACTCTTGAGATCGTCGTAGTATCCGAGCATTGACTCGAGATTGGCGAACCGATTGCGCAGATCTCGTTCGTATCTGGAGAGTCTGGCTGCCTCGTACTCAAGCTTTTTGTCGATGCTGGCGATGATGTCCAGATAGTTCTCTTCCAGAATGTTCAGGGTGCCTTCTTCGGCGTCTGTCAGAATTTTCAGCTCATCCACCATCTCCTTGGCCTTGCCGCTTTTCAGCCGAATTTCCCCGCTGTAACTGCCGGGAG
This window of the Deltaproteobacteria bacterium genome carries:
- the fliS gene encoding flagellar export chaperone FliS, which encodes MNQAARAYFQTSVTTTTPGSLVVMLYDGAIKFLQQAKKKMAEKDYAQKGILISKALDIIAELDGSLNLERGGDVAENLHKMYFFCSTQLLKANLQMDQELIDKVIDVLKGVRSAFAEIVVQSPEVAKTTSLGASAYR